Part of the Pseudodesulfovibrio mercurii genome is shown below.
ATGGTCGTGGTCCGGCCAAGGACCGGTTCGCTGTGCAGGACCCCGAGGCGGGCGTACCGCCTGCCCTTGGCCACCACGTCCCGGAACTCGGGTCCGGATTCCACCGTGTCGATCTCCGCCGTTTCCGTGGAGTAGAGGATCATGCCGTCCGGGGCGAGAACCCGGACCTTGAGCAGGCCGAAGTCCGTCTCCAGCCGGTAGACGTCGGCCAGGAACCTGGGGGTGTCCAGGACCGCCGGGCCGAGGCGGGCATGCTTGATGGACGGCGGGATGGTCAGCACGGCCAGCCTCCGGGCCGAATCCTCGAAGGTGCCGATCATGATCTTGGTGTAGGTCGGATAGATGACCAGGGCGTTGATCAGGGGCAGGGCCACGGCGCAGAGCACGGCCAGGCACAGGATGCCGAGCAGCGGATAGCTGTGCGGGCCGTGTCGGCGGCCGAGGAGGATAAGCCAGCGCAGCCCTCCGGGAGGGATGCGGGCGGTATGGTCGCGGCGTCCGCTTTCGGCCATGTCGTGGCGCTCCTGGGGTAAAATGATGCGGTCTCCGGACGGATCATAGCAGACGACCGGAATCCGGCAAGGGTATTAGAATGCGGTTCGCCGCAGCCGGTCCGGGATCAGGCGGAGAGCATCATGCCCGCGATTTCACGCAGGATCTTGGCCCCGGTCATGGCCGTGACGCCGTTCAGGTCGCGGTCCGGGTTGAGCTCCACCACGTCCGCCCCGATGACCGGCGCGTCCAGGCCGTGGAGCACGTCGAGCAGCTCGCGTGTGCTCAGGCCGCCCGGCTCGTGGTGCGACACCCCCGGCGCAAAGGCCGGGTCCAGGGCGTCCAGGTCCACGCTGACATAGACCGGGACGTCGAAGGAGAGCTTCGGCCAGTTGGCCCGGTCCTTCATCTCCAGCCACTCGATGCCGAACCGCTCCCGCTGCTCGCGCTGGTGCCCGTGGGCCGTGCGGATGCCCACCGAGACCAGCCGGGTGCACAATTGCGCCTCCATGATCCGGGCAAAGGGGCAGGCGTGGGAATGGGGATTGCCCTCGAACTCGTGGTAGCAGTCCGGGTGGGCATCGAAGTGCAGGATGGCGAAATCGCCCACGGCCCGCCCGAGACCCCGGACCAGGGGGTGGGTCACGGAGTGGTCCCCGCCCAGGAAGATGGGGCGCAGACCGGCCCGTCCCGCCTGGAACGCGGCCTCCTCGATGACCGCGAAGGCCGTATCCGGGTCGTTCAGGCCGAGCGCCCCCCGGTGGTCCAGGACCGGCCCCAGGT
Proteins encoded:
- the speB gene encoding agmatinase — translated: MRIPVIGVPLDHNSSYLRGPAKGPFALVQALHCDSANLWTETGFDLGPVLDHRGALGLNDPDTAFAVIEEAAFQAGRAGLRPIFLGGDHSVTHPLVRGLGRAVGDFAILHFDAHPDCYHEFEGNPHSHACPFARIMEAQLCTRLVSVGIRTAHGHQREQRERFGIEWLEMKDRANWPKLSFDVPVYVSVDLDALDPAFAPGVSHHEPGGLSTRELLDVLHGLDAPVIGADVVELNPDRDLNGVTAMTGAKILREIAGMMLSA